A region of Reichenbachiella carrageenanivorans DNA encodes the following proteins:
- a CDS encoding aminotransferase class V-fold PLP-dependent enzyme yields the protein MNFDEIRKNIVGCGQTFDTPFGTFEMLYADWVASGRLYGPIEKAITYKFGPWVANTHSYSNKTGSLMTTAYNQAKEMIRNHVNASDSDMLVLTGSGMTGGVVRLQQILGLCTSTNGPELAEADRPIVFITHMEHHSHHVSWMETVADVVIVPPGNDLKFDLNLLQVEIDKYADRKLKIGAFTAGSNVTGVILPIHEMAEVMHKNGGYCFVDYAATAPYVDINMHPENKLQQLDAIYFSPHKFLGGPGACGVMLFDKKIYKGKSCVPGGGNVTWTNPWGDYGFTANDEAKEDGGTPGFLQAIRAALAIRLKEKMGTAHIEKREEELVKKAFQRMNAIEGVRIVGEQASKRIGVVSFNIDDIHYNAVVRIMNDQFGIQVRGGWACASTYCHYLFELNPSQSKRLTDGIDSQNLTGKPGWARLSLHPTMTDKQLDYVLDAIAYIAKNKQELKEDYAYDVKTNDFTLQKTVVDNNEVQARAMFEI from the coding sequence ATGAATTTCGACGAGATAAGAAAAAATATCGTTGGCTGCGGCCAAACCTTCGATACACCTTTTGGTACATTTGAGATGCTATATGCCGATTGGGTAGCTAGCGGTAGGCTTTATGGACCGATAGAAAAAGCAATTACCTATAAATTCGGCCCTTGGGTAGCCAACACACATTCCTACTCTAATAAAACAGGTAGCTTGATGACTACCGCCTACAATCAGGCCAAGGAAATGATCAGGAATCATGTAAATGCCAGTGACAGCGATATGCTCGTACTTACGGGGTCTGGGATGACAGGGGGAGTTGTCCGTTTACAGCAAATCCTAGGGTTGTGTACATCGACTAATGGTCCTGAATTGGCGGAAGCCGATCGGCCGATTGTATTCATTACACACATGGAGCACCATTCGCATCATGTGTCTTGGATGGAGACTGTGGCAGATGTGGTGATCGTGCCTCCTGGAAATGATCTGAAATTTGATTTGAACCTACTACAAGTCGAGATAGATAAGTATGCTGATCGCAAGTTGAAAATAGGGGCGTTTACTGCAGGGTCTAATGTGACGGGTGTGATTTTACCCATTCATGAAATGGCTGAGGTAATGCACAAAAATGGCGGATACTGTTTTGTTGATTATGCTGCTACGGCGCCTTATGTAGATATAAATATGCATCCTGAAAACAAGTTGCAGCAGTTGGATGCCATTTATTTTTCTCCACACAAGTTTCTCGGTGGGCCAGGAGCTTGTGGTGTCATGCTATTTGATAAAAAAATATATAAAGGTAAATCTTGTGTGCCAGGTGGGGGCAATGTGACTTGGACAAACCCATGGGGAGATTATGGTTTTACGGCCAACGATGAAGCCAAAGAGGATGGAGGTACTCCAGGTTTTTTGCAAGCCATTCGTGCAGCATTGGCTATACGTCTAAAAGAAAAAATGGGTACAGCTCATATCGAAAAGCGTGAAGAGGAGTTGGTGAAAAAGGCCTTTCAACGTATGAATGCAATCGAAGGTGTACGAATAGTAGGTGAGCAAGCGTCTAAGCGTATAGGAGTAGTGTCATTCAATATCGACGATATTCATTACAATGCAGTGGTTAGGATTATGAATGACCAGTTTGGTATTCAGGTTCGTGGTGGTTGGGCTTGTGCTAGCACGTATTGTCATTACCTATTCGAACTGAATCCTTCTCAATCCAAGCGACTGACTGATGGAATCGATAGCCAAAACTTGACTGGAAAGCCAGGATGGGCCAGATTGTCGCTGCATCCTACCATGACGGACAAGCAACTGGACTATGTGCTCGATGCTATAGCCTATATTGCTAAAAACAAGCAGGAGCTGAAAGAGGACTATGCTTATGATGTGAAAACCAATGATTTTACACTTCAAAAAACGGTTGTAGATAACAATGAAGTTCAGGCCAGAGCCATGTTTGAGATTTAA
- a CDS encoding tetratricopeptide repeat-containing sensor histidine kinase, which produces MRFIILLYLLIGLTAFFTAKAQVEHPTIQLDSLISEINTATDSALVDIYNEISWGYRNIETDSTIHYAQLALKLSRELNYLNGINHSLNYLGIAYRNRSNYSKALELFFEALKSSEYSKDLQEISYTLINIGNIYIFQTNYHGAIDYFQRALENAKMIENKNIMAYCYLNIGRSLVGLNKLESAEENYKKAQALRTDMNDLEGLVISNVDMAELYIKQQLPDKALQLLQTNLSNVMKLNHTSTLSLSYINMAQCYEMKHELVLAKDYVEKSMEINRAYGLKNNEAQALQLLSKILEQSENFDMALSYFKKYVATKDSIFNEENTRKIESLHAIYQSEKSEVETKYLREQSRLNQVIIKRQQAIIILSVVACLLFLTVAIVAFWSSNERKKLNAQIEMQKEKAFKHNNDLIDINNEKNNLIRILSHDLRAPINNIKGLTQIHQMEHTEFNEADNQSLELIKSESDRILSMISKILNVEALQLESKKDPFERVNLIKVLENTLASFNKTAQNKDIQLVSNFQIHELFVLGDQVHLYQIFENLISNAIKFSPPHTTVALDLNIVGHSVQVSLKDEGPGLTKDDEKKIFKKFQTLSAKPTGNEVSTGLGLSIVKKYVKQMKGKVWYETTLGKGTTFIVQFTLA; this is translated from the coding sequence ATGAGGTTCATCATCCTGCTATATCTACTTATCGGGCTTACTGCATTTTTTACTGCAAAAGCTCAAGTAGAGCACCCTACCATACAGTTGGATAGTTTAATATCCGAAATAAACACTGCTACAGACAGTGCTTTGGTGGATATATACAACGAAATCAGCTGGGGTTATAGAAACATAGAAACTGATTCTACCATCCACTATGCCCAGCTGGCGCTAAAACTATCTCGCGAACTCAACTACCTGAATGGTATCAACCATAGCTTAAACTATTTGGGTATAGCCTACCGAAACCGAAGCAACTATTCCAAAGCCCTCGAATTATTCTTTGAAGCGCTCAAATCGTCTGAATACTCTAAAGACTTGCAAGAGATTAGCTACACACTGATCAATATTGGAAACATCTACATTTTTCAGACTAACTACCATGGAGCCATTGACTATTTCCAACGAGCGCTAGAAAATGCCAAAATGATCGAAAACAAAAATATCATGGCGTATTGCTACCTCAATATTGGACGATCACTGGTAGGCCTAAATAAGCTAGAAAGTGCTGAAGAAAATTATAAAAAAGCCCAAGCGCTACGCACCGATATGAATGACCTCGAAGGATTGGTCATATCCAACGTAGACATGGCAGAGCTGTACATCAAACAACAATTACCCGACAAGGCACTCCAACTGCTCCAAACCAACCTCAGCAATGTAATGAAGCTGAATCATACCAGCACACTCAGTCTCAGTTACATAAACATGGCACAGTGTTATGAAATGAAACACGAATTAGTGCTAGCCAAAGATTATGTAGAAAAAAGTATGGAGATCAATCGCGCCTATGGACTCAAAAACAATGAAGCACAGGCTCTGCAACTGCTCTCAAAAATATTAGAGCAGTCTGAGAATTTCGACATGGCTCTCTCCTATTTCAAAAAATATGTAGCCACCAAAGACTCTATTTTCAATGAAGAAAACACTAGGAAAATAGAGTCTCTACATGCCATCTACCAAAGTGAAAAATCAGAAGTTGAAACCAAATACCTTCGCGAACAATCACGGCTTAATCAAGTCATTATCAAACGCCAACAAGCCATAATTATACTCTCTGTAGTCGCTTGCCTGCTTTTCCTGACAGTAGCCATAGTTGCATTCTGGTCGAGTAATGAACGTAAAAAATTGAATGCACAAATAGAAATGCAAAAGGAAAAGGCATTCAAACACAACAATGACCTAATCGACATCAACAACGAAAAAAATAATTTGATTAGAATACTCTCCCACGATCTACGTGCACCAATCAACAACATAAAGGGGCTTACTCAAATCCATCAAATGGAACATACAGAGTTTAACGAAGCCGACAATCAATCACTAGAACTTATCAAAAGCGAATCAGATCGTATCCTGTCTATGATCAGCAAAATACTGAATGTAGAAGCTCTACAGCTAGAAAGCAAAAAGGATCCTTTTGAAAGAGTAAACCTTATCAAGGTACTTGAAAATACACTAGCTAGTTTCAATAAAACAGCACAAAACAAAGACATTCAATTGGTTAGCAATTTTCAGATCCATGAATTATTCGTATTAGGAGATCAAGTGCACCTTTATCAAATATTCGAAAACTTAATCTCCAATGCCATCAAATTCTCCCCCCCTCATACGACAGTCGCTTTAGATTTGAATATTGTAGGCCATTCTGTGCAAGTATCCCTAAAAGACGAAGGGCCTGGGCTAACCAAGGATGACGAAAAAAAGATTTTCAAGAAGTTTCAAACACTCAGTGCCAAACCTACTGGAAATGAGGTCTCTACTGGTCTTGGGCTTTCTATTGTCAAAAAATATGTAAAGCAAATGAAAGGCAAAGTCTGGTATGAAACGACACTAGGCAAAGGCACTACATTCATCGTGCAGTTTACTTTGGCCTAA
- a CDS encoding AraC family transcriptional regulator translates to MNYKTYKPHPNLDALVKCHWILEVPHNTEATKQRIVPDGCIEMCFILGDDVKRYTSETEYIIQPRSMVFGQITKPYYIQPTGYVNTFAVRFYPYGFANFISRPISELADKETPLISLFNESSAIELERAIIEAASTQSRIEIIENFLLSKFTDPSVIDNIVQSTIKTLNSTKGNSPINSILKHDLSKRRSLERKFSKQVGISPKQLGKIIRLQAALKSILNNTEEKLTQVAYENKYYDQAHFIKDFKEFTGTNPKEYLNDEQMILSSLIYSKD, encoded by the coding sequence ATGAACTATAAAACCTACAAACCTCACCCGAACCTAGACGCTCTTGTGAAGTGTCATTGGATTTTGGAGGTTCCACACAATACAGAAGCCACCAAGCAACGTATAGTACCAGACGGGTGCATCGAAATGTGCTTTATTCTTGGTGACGATGTGAAAAGATACACCTCTGAAACAGAGTATATTATTCAACCGCGATCGATGGTGTTTGGACAGATCACCAAACCCTATTACATACAGCCTACTGGCTATGTAAACACTTTCGCTGTTCGGTTTTATCCATATGGGTTTGCCAATTTCATATCAAGACCAATTAGTGAATTGGCAGACAAGGAAACACCCTTAATTTCGTTATTTAATGAGAGTTCTGCTATAGAACTGGAGAGAGCAATAATTGAAGCAGCCTCCACGCAATCCAGAATAGAAATAATAGAAAATTTCTTATTGAGCAAATTCACAGATCCATCTGTTATTGACAACATTGTACAATCTACAATCAAAACGCTCAACAGTACAAAAGGTAATTCGCCCATCAATTCAATACTCAAACACGATTTATCCAAAAGAAGAAGTCTTGAGCGAAAATTTTCGAAGCAAGTTGGCATTAGCCCAAAACAGCTTGGCAAAATAATAAGATTACAAGCTGCCTTAAAATCCATTCTTAACAATACAGAAGAAAAATTGACTCAGGTCGCATACGAAAACAAATACTACGATCAAGCACATTTCATAAAAGACTTCAAAGAATTTACTGGAACTAACCCAAAAGAATATTTGAATGATGAGCAAATGATCCTTTCGTCACTTATTTACTCCAAAGACTAG
- a CDS encoding VOC family protein has product MKKKEIIRHGLAVFAIGFLIYFSPSQGIAQAENSSNNQKSTPMNSYVSIFEIPATDINRAVKFYQSVLDISIEQIAFSGMEMGIFPYKEQMVTGVIIKGEGYVPSATGTTIYLNGGEDLQIILDKIENKGGEIIIPKTPHADENGFFALFLDSEGNKIGLHSPN; this is encoded by the coding sequence ATGAAAAAGAAAGAAATAATCAGACATGGATTAGCTGTATTCGCCATCGGATTCTTGATATACTTCAGCCCATCTCAAGGAATCGCTCAAGCAGAAAACTCGTCTAATAATCAAAAATCAACTCCTATGAATAGCTACGTTTCCATTTTTGAGATCCCCGCCACTGATATCAACAGAGCAGTCAAATTTTATCAATCTGTTTTAGATATATCCATCGAACAAATAGCTTTTTCTGGAATGGAAATGGGCATATTTCCATATAAAGAACAGATGGTAACAGGAGTAATTATAAAAGGCGAGGGCTATGTACCATCTGCTACTGGCACTACCATCTATCTAAACGGTGGTGAAGATCTCCAGATCATTCTTGATAAAATTGAAAACAAGGGAGGGGAAATTATCATCCCCAAAACTCCTCATGCTGATGAAAACGGATTCTTTGCATTGTTTCTAGACTCCGAAGGAAACAAAATAGGATTACATTCACCTAACTGA
- a CDS encoding DUF4377 domain-containing protein, protein MKYYQIGFLCLLSATMLCSCSDKVEVKEYWVNSMRVACVGEGPRRCLQVQQGEQVESGAWEYFYSTIEGFDFKEGFIYQLAVSEKSIENPPADGSSIRYQLVEVLSKEFDPKVRLHDLWVLEEMGEMVLDVEEQQRPRLEINLYENKIMGFDGCNSYTGSIESVGEKELVFGQIANTRKMCVDMSLSNRFHALMSQVKSYALEEGQLVLKSEADHSLFSFQKTD, encoded by the coding sequence ATGAAATATTATCAAATTGGGTTTTTATGTCTTTTGTCAGCAACCATGCTTTGTTCGTGTTCGGATAAGGTAGAAGTTAAAGAGTATTGGGTAAATAGTATGCGCGTAGCATGCGTAGGAGAAGGTCCCAGACGATGTCTTCAGGTACAGCAAGGAGAGCAAGTAGAGTCTGGTGCGTGGGAGTATTTTTATAGCACTATTGAAGGTTTTGATTTTAAAGAGGGTTTTATCTATCAATTAGCAGTGTCAGAAAAATCTATTGAGAATCCGCCTGCTGATGGGTCATCAATTCGTTATCAATTGGTCGAAGTCCTAAGTAAGGAATTTGACCCAAAAGTTAGATTACATGACTTATGGGTGTTGGAAGAAATGGGGGAGATGGTATTGGATGTTGAAGAGCAACAGCGACCTCGATTAGAAATTAACCTATACGAAAATAAGATCATGGGTTTTGATGGATGCAATAGTTATACGGGCTCCATTGAGTCAGTAGGTGAAAAAGAACTTGTTTTTGGACAAATAGCAAATACCCGGAAAATGTGCGTTGATATGTCTTTGTCTAATCGCTTTCATGCACTTATGTCTCAGGTTAAAAGCTATGCTTTGGAAGAGGGGCAGTTGGTGTTGAAGTCGGAGGCCGATCACTCGCTATTTAGTTTTCAGAAAACAGATTGA
- a CDS encoding VWA domain-containing protein yields MLDGLFPIDWEVFHFLRPLFLWLLVPVVVILLIGLVSFAQETRWKTVIAPHLRPYVIRKGNQRTKAWMNLALLLMLGLGVLALAGPTWKKIKLPGRILETPMVILLDMSQSMMAEDLQPNRLERAKFKIQDLLEKNPRARVALVGFAGTAHAIVPLSWDYEIINSHVKGLKPSVMPFPGSDLSAALMLADTIMSVTDAPGTVLILSDDFEDAHFSLLKDFTEGTQNKIEILAMNTAGGSTIPNPWGRGTIKDKDGHPAYSSLNQLVLNKLGSLEGVTVNALTLDDSDVEVISKKIAAHLTFTEQPKEKKDDWRDAGLLLVFPMALLSLFWFRKGWVIYAVPLLLLSSCGQVETFEDLWFTKDYQGQRLTNEANYELAGDRFEDLMHKGVAFYKAGDYEQAIKAFNQDTTANGAYNLGLAYFQSGDTVAALLSFNQAVALDSTLMPAQHNQQVLSQLAGVDHMSVGTAIEEANKPIAKNESNKSMEDLSGGGQEATKKDMEKKRLEENVASDIHKGKELDMPPKDMDIEIQKQNDTQIMMQKVDDDPSIFLQRKFEYQIRKDHIKPQGNETKW; encoded by the coding sequence ATGCTTGACGGACTATTCCCCATAGATTGGGAAGTTTTTCACTTCCTGAGACCACTGTTTTTGTGGTTGCTGGTACCTGTGGTGGTGATTTTGCTCATAGGTCTGGTAAGCTTTGCACAGGAGACTCGTTGGAAAACGGTCATTGCTCCACACCTAAGGCCCTATGTCATACGAAAAGGGAATCAACGAACCAAAGCTTGGATGAATTTGGCCTTACTGCTGATGTTGGGTTTGGGCGTATTGGCATTGGCTGGCCCGACTTGGAAAAAAATAAAGCTCCCAGGGCGAATTTTGGAAACGCCTATGGTTATTCTTTTGGATATGTCTCAAAGCATGATGGCGGAGGATCTCCAGCCCAATCGCTTGGAGCGAGCCAAATTCAAAATTCAAGATTTACTCGAAAAAAATCCAAGAGCCCGAGTGGCATTAGTTGGGTTTGCAGGTACAGCACACGCTATCGTTCCCTTGTCATGGGACTATGAAATTATCAATAGCCATGTCAAAGGACTCAAGCCTTCAGTAATGCCATTTCCAGGGTCGGATTTATCAGCTGCGCTGATGCTGGCTGATACGATCATGTCGGTGACGGATGCCCCAGGTACGGTATTGATTTTGTCTGATGACTTTGAGGATGCACATTTTAGCCTTCTTAAAGATTTTACAGAAGGGACACAAAATAAAATAGAAATTTTAGCGATGAACACAGCGGGTGGTAGTACCATCCCCAACCCTTGGGGTAGAGGCACCATAAAAGATAAGGATGGCCATCCAGCATACTCTTCGCTGAATCAATTAGTCCTCAACAAGCTAGGGTCTCTGGAGGGGGTGACTGTGAATGCTCTCACCCTAGACGACAGTGACGTAGAGGTGATCAGCAAGAAAATCGCGGCTCATCTGACCTTCACAGAGCAGCCCAAAGAAAAGAAAGATGATTGGCGAGATGCTGGGTTATTGTTGGTTTTTCCGATGGCTCTGTTGTCCTTGTTTTGGTTCAGAAAAGGCTGGGTGATATATGCTGTGCCATTGCTTTTGCTTTCCTCGTGTGGTCAGGTAGAGACTTTTGAGGATTTGTGGTTTACCAAAGACTATCAAGGGCAAAGGCTGACCAATGAAGCGAACTATGAACTAGCAGGAGATCGATTTGAGGATCTGATGCACAAGGGAGTGGCTTTTTACAAAGCGGGCGACTATGAACAGGCAATTAAAGCTTTTAATCAAGACACTACGGCCAATGGAGCATATAATCTAGGCTTGGCGTATTTTCAGAGTGGCGATACGGTAGCGGCATTGTTGTCTTTCAATCAGGCGGTAGCATTGGACTCCACACTGATGCCGGCTCAGCACAATCAACAAGTGCTCAGTCAATTGGCAGGAGTAGATCACATGAGCGTAGGCACAGCGATCGAAGAAGCCAATAAGCCTATTGCTAAAAATGAGAGCAACAAAAGCATGGAAGATCTCAGTGGCGGAGGACAAGAGGCCACCAAAAAGGATATGGAAAAGAAGCGCTTAGAAGAAAATGTAGCTAGTGATATCCACAAGGGAAAAGAATTGGATATGCCTCCAAAGGATATGGATATTGAAATTCAAAAGCAAAATGATACACAGATTATGATGCAGAAAGTGGATGATGATCCATCCATATTTTTGCAACGAAAATTTGAGTATCAGATAAGAAAGGATCACATAAAACCTCAGGGAAATGAAACCAAGTGGTAA
- a CDS encoding VWA domain-containing protein, which yields MPDNFHIAFPWALALLPLPLLVYWLLPSLRMRSAALLLPTYHKAVEYTKQKPRKSAFVKRRGFFSWLILLVIWVMLVAAMTNPQLVGKPEMKVKTSRSFLIVADISFSMAKTDWQIDGKKARRWDAVKDVMHDFIMQRQGDRMGLVFFGSNAYIQAPFTPDLLTVDQMLEEADVGMAGQMTHIGKAINKGLEMFENDTIKSKVMLLLTDGIDAGDGIQPLDAAGMALKDSVMIYTLGIGTPGHSGSDLDERTLEQIAEMTGGQYFLAKDENRLKEIYSELDKLEPMEYEEAQNKPITMLYPYPLAVAMALALLSTLIAVLVSVIKVIRERNETYA from the coding sequence ATGCCTGATAATTTTCATATCGCATTTCCGTGGGCGTTAGCATTACTTCCCTTGCCATTGTTGGTATACTGGCTGCTGCCCTCGCTGCGGATGCGGAGTGCGGCACTTTTGCTACCCACCTACCACAAAGCGGTAGAATATACCAAGCAAAAGCCTCGCAAATCAGCATTTGTGAAACGAAGAGGTTTTTTTAGCTGGCTCATATTGTTGGTGATCTGGGTCATGCTGGTAGCAGCGATGACCAATCCACAGTTGGTCGGTAAACCTGAGATGAAAGTAAAAACCTCTAGGAGTTTTCTGATTGTTGCAGATATTTCCTTTAGTATGGCTAAAACGGATTGGCAGATTGATGGAAAAAAGGCCCGGCGCTGGGATGCTGTCAAAGACGTGATGCACGATTTCATCATGCAGAGGCAGGGAGATCGCATGGGCTTGGTGTTTTTTGGCAGCAATGCTTATATACAGGCACCATTTACACCCGATTTGCTTACCGTTGATCAAATGCTCGAAGAGGCGGATGTAGGTATGGCAGGACAAATGACCCACATCGGTAAAGCGATCAACAAGGGCTTGGAGATGTTTGAGAATGATACAATCAAGTCTAAGGTAATGCTACTCCTTACAGATGGTATAGATGCAGGAGATGGAATTCAGCCACTAGATGCAGCAGGTATGGCGCTTAAGGATTCTGTCATGATCTATACCCTTGGGATAGGCACGCCAGGGCATAGTGGTTCTGATCTTGATGAGCGGACGCTTGAGCAAATTGCAGAGATGACGGGTGGTCAGTATTTCTTAGCCAAAGATGAGAATAGACTTAAAGAAATCTATAGTGAACTTGACAAGTTAGAGCCCATGGAGTACGAAGAGGCTCAGAATAAACCCATTACGATGCTCTATCCATATCCGCTGGCTGTGGCGATGGCACTGGCTTTGTTGTCCACGTTGATAGCGGTATTGGTGAGTGTGATTAAAGTTATTAGAGAAAGAAACGAAACCTATGCTTGA
- a CDS encoding DUF4381 domain-containing protein produces MIRQTQHIIDSAQAVIEVEDIALQGLYEPPPVAFTFETVGWSVLVGLIVLILVIVIFFQIRKYIHNRYRREAIQEIEALDLDQTPLRTSLMIIKRVAIQVFGREQVGALHGRVWLEFLEKSAKGVQFARYEADIQLALYADQPVDETTQQEIISNAKKWILTHA; encoded by the coding sequence ATGATACGACAAACGCAACATATCATAGATAGCGCACAGGCGGTTATCGAAGTAGAGGATATCGCTTTGCAAGGGTTGTACGAGCCACCTCCAGTGGCCTTTACATTTGAGACTGTGGGTTGGAGTGTTTTGGTAGGGTTGATCGTGTTGATATTGGTAATCGTGATTTTTTTTCAAATCAGAAAATACATACACAATCGCTATCGTCGAGAGGCCATTCAAGAAATAGAAGCGCTCGATCTCGATCAGACACCATTGCGGACAAGTCTAATGATCATCAAGCGTGTGGCCATACAGGTGTTTGGTCGTGAGCAAGTGGGTGCTTTGCATGGTCGTGTGTGGTTGGAGTTTTTAGAGAAAAGTGCCAAGGGGGTACAGTTTGCTCGCTACGAGGCGGATATTCAGCTTGCGCTCTATGCTGACCAACCAGTGGACGAAACCACACAACAAGAAATTATTTCCAACGCTAAAAAGTGGATATTGACCCATGCCTGA